The following proteins are co-located in the Eleginops maclovinus isolate JMC-PN-2008 ecotype Puerto Natales chromosome 23, JC_Emac_rtc_rv5, whole genome shotgun sequence genome:
- the LOC134860184 gene encoding G2/M phase-specific E3 ubiquitin-protein ligase-like has protein sequence MESQALIQQLRSYFSDSQEGPGTSGGVLETACYRVDQQSLSEITANLALEIDHRAVSRFNICRSNIWDGAVRGFKRVTFSEKKDILVKFSDDEGRFEEGLDTGGPKREFLSLLMKELNIRPIFDGPVESRYLVYTSTAIREDEYHLAGKMIAVSIVHGGPGPNFLSEDLVSYISGQSSFKASVGDITDDEIEKVLQEIQNAPSVDILQDLMIRNSAMLQTAGCFRHVRSCEEKKIIVEEYQKWYIIHRNNTAIERFKAGLESLQFLTALQQHPTVLTPALCHADVKLSATEIENLFQPEISQQGSNRRAQEEKAMSYWADYLLDCEENDSSVTFEEVLMFATGGPCVPPAGMSPLPRLQFLCSTTSTFPMANSKPT, from the exons ATGGAGAGTCAGGCACTGATTCAGCAGCTCCG GTCTTATTTTTCTGACTCACAAGAGGGCCCAGGAACATCAGGAGGTGTGCTGGAAACTGCATGCTATAG GGTGGACCAGCAATCACTTTCTGAGATAACTGCAAACCTGGCCCTAGAGATTGACCATCGAGCTGTCAGCAGATTTAACATCTGTCGCTCGAACATCTGGGATGGAGCAGTCAGAGGATTCAAAAGGGTAACATTCTCAGAAAAGAAAGATATCCTGGTGAAATTCTCTGATGATGAAGGGAGGTTCGAGGAAGGTCTCGATACAGGTGGCCCCAAGAGAGAATTCCTCTCCCTTCTCATGAAAGAGCTGAACATACGGCCCATATTTGATGGACCTGTGGAGAGCCGCTACCTGGTCTACACTTCAACAG CTATCAGAGAGGATGAGTATCATTTAGCAGGGAAGATGATTGCTGTGTCCATTGTGCATGGTGGACCTGGTCCTAATTTTCTGTCAGAGGATCTGGTCAGCTACATCTCAGGGCAGAGCAGTTTCAAGGCATCTGTGGGAGACATTACAGATGACGAGATAGAGAAAGTCCTACAAGAG ATTCAGAATGCACCCTCAGTGGACATCCTTCAGGACTTGATGATACGGAACAGTGCCATGTTGCAGACTGCTGGGTGCTTCAGACATGTCAGGtcatgtgaagaaaaaaaaatcattgtaGAGGAGTACCAGAAGTGGTACATCATCCACAGGAACAACACTGCAATTGAAAG ATTCAAGGCTGGACTTGAAAGTTTGCAGTTTCTGacagctctgcagcagcatccGACGGTCCTGACCCCTGCTCTCTGTCATGCTGATGTGAAGCTGTCTGCTACAGAGATAGAAAATCTGTTCCAGCCTGAAATTAGTCAACAGGGAAGCAACAGAAGGGCTCAGGAAGAGAAGGCTATGAGTTACTGGGCAGACTATCTTCTCGATTGTGAAG AAAATGACAGCTCAGTGACCTTTGAGGAGGTGTTAATGTTCGCTACAGGGGGGCCATGTGTGCCTCCTGCTGGTATGAGTCCTCTGCCACGCCTTCAGTTCCTATGTTCTACAACGTCAACATTCCCAATGGCAAATTCAAAGCCAACATGA